In the Candidatus Baltobacteraceae bacterium genome, one interval contains:
- a CDS encoding efflux RND transporter permease subunit: MWLTRFCIQRPIIVAMFFIALAVFGTLSYFKLGRSLNPNVTFPIVLVTAVYPGASPADMERFVIKPIEDQMDGIENLDRLSATAQEGTAAVIVQFKIDTDINFAAIDVQRRVDIARTYMPTDLDPPIVDKSAGGSQAPVLTMALFSKSLSPTGLSDVVREKIVPDILRIPNIQSVDERGEVKREFHVFPIPERMLATGETLPDIFYTLQQNNATLPGGRMDSPSSETTVSVHSEIDRASDMLPIPLSATFYAQKGLRIQDVATVEDGHVDQRSISRFNGAPTVLLDLNRVVTSDEIATTKVARDRLKDIAKKYSQVTFTEVDAPAEYTMASLAGVLQTLGEGVLLTALVLMVFLHAWRNAIVVMVAIPSSLLATVIAMRLFGFTLDVISLMGLSLTIGILVDDSIVVLENITRHRDLGEKPMDAALSGRAEIGGAAIAITLVDVVVFLPMAFLSGIVGKYMKEFGVVVVVATMFSLFVSFTLTPVLAAKWSMLKRSSGPPSWLGWFQVAYERVLRTYHDRMLPYALAHGKRTVAFCAVLVVAAIALIPLGAIQSEFVPSTQDGEVDMTFSYPVGTPIGITAKAVSQFEQEVMQVPGIEKTISTVGYKPAGWGSTQGGSYATLHALLYKNRRRETNRAAADIRKLAAAFPSAKITVGDDNGDPISYTVGGPDNSIDGAAEKLADFIRSVPGTVNVQTGAEAAAPRLNINVDSRKAAFVGLNPGDVATAARIAIGGAVATRVRTSSGLVDVRVQLPPQYRNRLEEIRNIRVRAGDGSIYRVGDVATFSYDKAPTKIERLDKQRVVRVTGGIEPGATTLGAVSQKIDKAIKSPGFFPPGIALRTQGDSQFFEETMSSMSIAMLTSFSLVYALMVVLYGSFWMPFIVMFSVPLAIIGALFGLAIAHQTLNLFSMIGIIMLFGLVSKNGILLVDYANTLRRRGLKYDEAIMQAANTRFRPIVMTTFSMVFGMLPLALGLAEGAEFRMSMGTVLIGGLLSSLILTLFLVPVIYTWVVGRIDRKAQKRAARQLKDLPELTGIGTL; the protein is encoded by the coding sequence ATGTGGCTGACTCGCTTCTGCATACAGAGACCGATTATCGTCGCAATGTTTTTCATTGCGCTCGCGGTCTTTGGTACGCTCTCGTACTTTAAGCTCGGGCGGAGCCTCAATCCGAACGTAACGTTTCCGATCGTCCTCGTAACCGCGGTCTATCCCGGGGCGTCGCCGGCCGACATGGAGCGGTTCGTCATCAAACCGATCGAAGACCAAATGGACGGTATCGAGAATCTCGACCGTCTCAGCGCGACCGCGCAAGAAGGTACCGCCGCGGTCATCGTGCAGTTCAAGATCGATACGGACATCAACTTCGCGGCGATTGATGTGCAGCGGCGTGTCGACATTGCGCGCACGTACATGCCTACCGATCTCGATCCTCCAATCGTCGACAAGAGTGCGGGTGGATCGCAAGCCCCGGTCTTGACGATGGCGCTCTTCTCGAAGAGTCTGTCTCCGACCGGCTTATCAGATGTCGTGCGCGAGAAGATCGTTCCGGACATTCTGCGCATCCCGAATATTCAATCCGTCGACGAGCGCGGTGAAGTGAAGCGGGAATTCCACGTCTTCCCGATTCCGGAGCGAATGCTCGCGACTGGCGAGACGCTCCCCGACATCTTTTACACTCTGCAGCAGAACAACGCGACCCTTCCTGGCGGCCGTATGGATTCTCCGTCGTCCGAGACGACGGTTTCGGTGCACAGTGAGATCGATCGCGCAAGCGATATGCTGCCGATTCCGCTTTCAGCCACCTTCTATGCGCAAAAGGGACTGCGCATTCAGGATGTTGCGACCGTCGAGGACGGTCACGTCGATCAGCGCTCGATCTCGCGCTTCAACGGCGCTCCGACCGTTCTGCTCGACCTGAATCGCGTCGTCACATCCGATGAGATCGCGACCACGAAGGTCGCGCGCGATAGGCTCAAGGACATCGCGAAGAAGTATTCGCAGGTAACTTTCACCGAGGTCGACGCCCCGGCCGAATATACGATGGCGTCACTCGCCGGCGTCTTGCAGACCCTTGGTGAGGGCGTTTTGCTTACGGCGCTCGTTCTTATGGTGTTCCTGCACGCATGGCGGAACGCGATCGTGGTCATGGTTGCGATCCCGTCCTCGCTGCTCGCGACCGTCATCGCGATGCGGCTCTTCGGATTCACGCTCGACGTGATCTCATTGATGGGCCTATCGCTCACGATCGGTATCCTCGTCGACGACTCGATCGTCGTGCTCGAGAACATCACGCGACATCGTGATTTGGGCGAGAAGCCCATGGACGCCGCGCTTAGCGGCCGCGCAGAGATCGGCGGCGCTGCCATTGCGATAACACTCGTCGACGTCGTCGTGTTCCTTCCGATGGCGTTCCTCTCCGGTATCGTCGGCAAGTACATGAAGGAGTTCGGCGTCGTCGTTGTCGTCGCGACGATGTTCTCGCTGTTCGTTTCCTTTACGCTGACGCCGGTGCTCGCCGCAAAGTGGTCGATGCTGAAGCGCAGCTCCGGGCCGCCGTCCTGGCTAGGCTGGTTCCAAGTTGCCTACGAGCGGGTGCTGCGGACGTATCACGATCGCATGCTGCCGTATGCGCTCGCGCACGGCAAACGCACCGTAGCCTTTTGCGCCGTTTTGGTCGTGGCTGCGATCGCTCTCATACCACTCGGTGCCATTCAATCCGAGTTCGTCCCTTCGACGCAAGACGGAGAGGTGGACATGACGTTCTCCTATCCGGTTGGAACGCCGATCGGGATCACGGCCAAAGCGGTATCGCAATTCGAGCAAGAGGTCATGCAGGTTCCGGGGATCGAGAAGACGATCTCGACCGTTGGTTACAAGCCGGCTGGCTGGGGCTCGACGCAGGGCGGAAGCTATGCGACGCTTCACGCGCTGCTCTATAAGAACCGTCGCCGCGAAACGAATCGCGCCGCCGCTGACATCCGTAAGCTCGCCGCAGCCTTTCCAAGTGCAAAGATCACCGTCGGCGATGATAACGGCGATCCGATATCTTACACGGTCGGTGGACCCGACAACTCGATCGACGGAGCGGCGGAGAAGCTCGCCGATTTCATTCGATCGGTTCCAGGGACGGTCAACGTCCAAACAGGTGCAGAAGCAGCAGCGCCCCGCTTGAACATCAATGTCGATAGTAGGAAGGCCGCTTTCGTTGGGCTCAATCCTGGTGATGTCGCGACGGCTGCGCGCATTGCGATCGGTGGTGCTGTGGCAACGCGCGTACGCACATCCAGCGGTCTCGTCGACGTCCGCGTCCAGCTGCCCCCGCAATATCGTAATCGGCTCGAAGAAATCCGCAATATTCGGGTGCGTGCCGGCGACGGATCGATCTATCGCGTCGGCGATGTAGCCACGTTCTCGTATGACAAGGCGCCTACGAAGATCGAGCGTCTCGACAAGCAACGCGTCGTCCGCGTCACCGGCGGCATAGAGCCGGGGGCGACGACGCTGGGCGCAGTTTCGCAGAAGATCGATAAAGCCATAAAGTCGCCCGGTTTCTTCCCGCCGGGAATCGCGTTGCGCACACAGGGTGATTCGCAATTCTTCGAAGAGACGATGAGCAGCATGTCGATCGCGATGCTGACCTCCTTCTCGCTGGTTTATGCGCTGATGGTCGTCCTGTATGGATCGTTCTGGATGCCATTCATCGTGATGTTCTCGGTCCCGCTGGCGATCATCGGCGCGCTGTTCGGTCTTGCGATCGCGCACCAGACGCTGAACCTGTTCTCGATGATCGGTATCATCATGCTCTTCGGACTCGTCTCCAAGAACGGGATACTGCTCGTCGACTACGCCAACACGTTGCGCCGCCGCGGTCTGAAATACGACGAAGCGATCATGCAAGCCGCAAATACACGGTTCCGCCCAATCGTCATGACGACGTTCTCTATGGTGTTCGGCATGTTGCCGCTTGCTCTCGGTCTTGCGGAAGGAGCGGAGTTCCGCATGTCGATGGGCACGGTTCTGATCGGCGGACTGCTTAGCTCGCTGATCCTGACGCTGTTCCTCGTACCGGTAATCTACACGTGGGTGGTTGGCCGCATCGACCGCAAAGCGCAGAAACGGGCTGCGCGTCAGCTCAAGGATCTGCCGGAGCTTACCGGCATCGGAACGCTATAG
- a CDS encoding alpha/beta fold hydrolase, translated as MVSGSAATAQNGREVSFLSEDSVHLKGTYWPPRQSGRSSVALIHDFGGSRNDWLPFVPFFRSRGWAILAFDLRGHGESVHQDQHQQDLIPEQSDLRSPTAYPNDTKAALAFIERQPHTESGTIAAIGVGLGADLSYAAAARGWGTASTVLIGLDDSRARDLAGSGPFAPRNVYLMYAAEDAISARGAETMLRTASRPTESFAYAGTTSTGIALVREKSPELLARAIAWIERTL; from the coding sequence GTGGTCTCTGGTTCCGCAGCCACGGCCCAAAATGGTCGTGAAGTCTCGTTTCTAAGCGAAGACAGCGTTCACCTAAAAGGAACGTATTGGCCGCCGCGGCAATCGGGGCGCTCCTCCGTCGCGCTGATTCACGACTTCGGTGGCTCACGCAATGATTGGCTTCCGTTCGTGCCTTTTTTTCGTTCGCGCGGATGGGCGATACTTGCGTTCGATCTGCGCGGACACGGCGAGTCGGTACATCAGGACCAGCACCAGCAAGACCTCATACCGGAGCAGTCCGATCTGCGTTCGCCGACTGCATATCCGAACGACACCAAAGCTGCACTTGCGTTCATCGAACGACAGCCGCACACCGAAAGTGGGACGATTGCCGCGATTGGCGTCGGACTCGGGGCCGATCTTTCATACGCGGCAGCCGCGCGCGGATGGGGAACCGCAAGCACCGTTCTGATCGGGCTCGATGACAGCCGCGCGCGCGACCTCGCGGGTTCGGGACCGTTCGCGCCGCGCAATGTTTATTTAATGTACGCAGCGGAAGACGCTATCAGTGCTCGCGGAGCCGAGACGATGCTGCGAACAGCATCGCGGCCGACTGAATCGTTCGCTTACGCGGGAACGACATCGACCGGCATCGCACTCGTGCGCGAGAAATCTCCCGAGCTGCTCGCGCGCGCTATAGCCTGGATCGAACGAACGCTATAG
- a CDS encoding SDR family oxidoreductase, translated as MGRLALVTGGAGGLGRGITFGLARAGFRIAFTHRPGGTPPNETLELVRRHDAEALAIPADATREAEAARVVRIASERGPVEVLVHVVGPMVVGSFARSSPDDYRAMVDGNFGSAVWMARAVLPSMRERNFGRLIFFGTNGSSTTTPSPVLSLYAASKSAVTSFARTLAAEEAKRGITVNVVEPGDIREKHADREQATRLPGKNPTGRAGSWEDIAEAVVFFASDGASFVNGQSLAVTGGLLEAYEG; from the coding sequence TTGGGAAGGCTCGCGCTCGTTACCGGCGGTGCCGGCGGGCTAGGGAGAGGTATAACCTTTGGCCTCGCGCGTGCGGGTTTCCGGATTGCGTTCACGCATCGGCCCGGCGGGACGCCGCCGAACGAGACCCTCGAGCTCGTCCGCCGACATGACGCGGAGGCGCTGGCAATTCCGGCGGATGCAACGCGCGAAGCAGAAGCAGCGCGTGTTGTTCGCATCGCATCAGAGCGCGGTCCGGTAGAAGTGTTGGTGCACGTCGTCGGTCCGATGGTCGTCGGATCGTTTGCGCGCTCGTCTCCCGACGATTACCGTGCAATGGTCGACGGCAATTTTGGCAGTGCCGTGTGGATGGCGCGAGCGGTTCTCCCATCGATGCGCGAACGCAACTTTGGACGTCTGATCTTTTTTGGCACGAACGGTTCGTCGACGACGACGCCGTCGCCGGTCCTCTCACTCTATGCAGCATCAAAGTCTGCGGTTACGTCGTTCGCGCGCACGCTCGCGGCGGAAGAGGCGAAGCGCGGAATCACCGTCAACGTCGTCGAGCCGGGTGATATCCGGGAGAAGCACGCCGACCGGGAACAGGCGACGCGTCTCCCCGGAAAAAATCCGACTGGGCGTGCCGGATCCTGGGAGGACATCGCTGAGGCAGTCGTGTTTTTTGCTTCTGATGGAGCGAGCTTTGTTAACGGACAATCTCTCGCCGTGACCGGCGGTTTGCTCGAGGCATACGAAGGGTGA
- a CDS encoding glycosyltransferase family 39 protein — MIVFVWIVIAVVTLMRAITIFNVPLVGDEAYYWEWSRRLAFGYVDDPPMVAWTIAAFSWIGQNAGFVRFGFVLSGVVATLAAAACATEITRDRRAGAAAALALTLTPFMSLAFGTAQPDGPSIAFWCVSLWLSARAFRRNERWTWIALGVSMGALVLARFFGWALVFGVVCYALAPQRRFAWRSGLLVSLAIAGILYAPFVWWNATHGWPTFEFTFFARHVPAAFSIRRVIEMYAVQAAAYSPGLWIGALLCAIRPRDALLAWTAVPLILLLTVLAFFERVEINWVSSAYASLCVAIGIAFVGLSQRARVIWAAASTVPALVLLPALFIAAEMPADVYHVIVSTGSAMRNTGPWEIYTTAQLAHNVKIIARERDAVVMTDGYGLSSVLDFDAGIPPVVIGYDWQGAESHSWITHIRGPRTALFVDKESLVPLPAVPGEHPLEHGRPDFQKQLHNACERVEVGPILKYDAGMGVPPRPYYLTWCYGLTDQGLALLRMPGPWPSAIPPHVAHI, encoded by the coding sequence GTGATCGTCTTCGTGTGGATTGTCATCGCGGTCGTCACGCTGATGCGCGCGATAACGATCTTCAACGTTCCTCTCGTCGGCGATGAAGCATACTATTGGGAGTGGAGCCGCAGGCTCGCCTTCGGTTACGTCGACGATCCGCCGATGGTCGCGTGGACGATCGCAGCGTTTTCTTGGATCGGACAGAATGCGGGATTCGTACGGTTTGGCTTCGTGCTCTCCGGAGTCGTCGCAACACTGGCGGCAGCGGCGTGTGCAACCGAGATTACGCGGGATCGTCGCGCCGGCGCTGCGGCTGCGCTTGCGCTGACGCTCACGCCGTTCATGTCGCTGGCATTCGGTACCGCGCAGCCGGACGGCCCGAGTATCGCATTCTGGTGCGTTTCGCTCTGGCTTTCCGCCCGCGCATTCCGGCGCAACGAACGCTGGACGTGGATCGCACTCGGCGTTTCGATGGGGGCGCTCGTCCTTGCGCGCTTCTTCGGATGGGCGCTCGTCTTCGGTGTCGTGTGCTACGCGCTCGCGCCGCAACGCCGCTTCGCATGGCGAAGCGGTCTACTCGTTTCGCTCGCAATCGCCGGTATTCTTTACGCGCCGTTCGTCTGGTGGAATGCGACGCACGGATGGCCGACTTTCGAATTCACCTTTTTTGCGCGGCACGTGCCGGCGGCGTTTTCGATTCGGCGCGTCATCGAGATGTACGCCGTTCAAGCGGCAGCGTATTCGCCCGGGTTGTGGATCGGCGCGCTATTGTGTGCGATTCGACCGCGTGACGCACTCTTGGCCTGGACGGCAGTACCCCTGATCTTGCTTCTGACGGTCCTCGCGTTCTTCGAGCGTGTTGAGATCAACTGGGTCTCAAGCGCGTACGCGTCATTGTGCGTTGCAATCGGGATCGCGTTCGTCGGGCTCTCGCAGCGAGCGCGCGTGATTTGGGCGGCAGCTTCGACGGTCCCCGCGCTCGTCTTGCTGCCCGCGCTCTTCATTGCCGCTGAGATGCCGGCCGACGTCTATCACGTCATCGTGAGCACCGGCTCTGCCATGCGCAATACGGGACCGTGGGAAATCTACACGACCGCACAGCTTGCGCACAACGTCAAAATCATCGCGCGCGAACGCGACGCCGTCGTCATGACCGACGGTTACGGCCTTTCGTCCGTGCTTGATTTCGATGCCGGGATTCCGCCGGTTGTCATCGGCTACGACTGGCAGGGCGCGGAATCTCATAGCTGGATAACGCATATTCGCGGTCCACGCACCGCGCTATTCGTCGACAAGGAGTCGCTCGTGCCGTTGCCTGCCGTCCCCGGTGAACACCCGCTCGAACACGGCCGCCCCGATTTTCAAAAGCAGCTGCACAATGCGTGCGAGCGCGTTGAAGTCGGACCGATCTTGAAGTATGACGCGGGCATGGGCGTTCCGCCGCGGCCCTACTATCTGACGTGGTGCTACGGTTTGACGGATCAAGGACTTGCGCTCTTGCGAATGCCCGGCCCGTGGCCGTCCGCAATTCCGCCGCACGTCGCGCACATCTAA
- a CDS encoding M1 family aminopeptidase: MAVRNSAARRAHLMGYAEDRRRFALPGSELQYGPDRPLRVLNIDLHLEPDLDAHSIDGTCTTRVEAVDEGVERITLDAVDMEIQDVRSGSGALEYERRTGSLTIHFKRPLRSGEQLEFAVTYRVVKPTRGAYFTEPDRANPKKPRQLWTQSQDSDARAWFPCVDYPDNKQTSTTTVVVGKGLFALANGALIDRRDDAKTTTFVYRQEIPHPTYLFTLVVGEFTEIAQTGAKVPVLYYVAPGREADGERSFGATPRMIQVFNEFIGVDYAFARYSQVAVADFIFGGMENTTATTQTDRTLHDERAHLDFSSEPLVSHELAHQWFGDLLTTRDWAHAWLNEGFATYFEAVWFEASRGWDEYAYHVVSMVRNYFAEDDDRYRRPVVFNRFVYPIEIFDRHLYEKGGAVLHMLRGTLGHERFRRAIRRYVEDNRGGSVETIDLVRAIEHASGRNLRGFFEQWINRGGYPELEIGYKYDAERKSAIVDIRQKQKVDDENPAFRFDLNVGFLSATRVPSAIRRDSGDKEVEGEHRVRLEVTRAQESFAIPVSEEPSLVRIDPGAYILAKAEYKFGTDMLVRILQTEADIVARIRAAQALAKEGNRDAREALAAALESEPFWGVSLSIAQALAQTHAPWAKEALVKARKHPHPKARRGIAAALGAFPRDPNVASALIEMLDDASYFVAAAALGSLGKTRDSRAREILMRHLSAASWADSIAAGAARGLGELGDAAAVQPLIAATRDDRSDELRRAALGALARLYHLLDERKPSIIEAIIEAFDDDDLLVRLAAVGAAERLGETATVPALRRIANLDGDGRIRRNALEAIERIGEAQRTPPELAKLRSDVEELRETVQALRTRLDTELPIKA; encoded by the coding sequence GTGGCCGTCCGCAATTCCGCCGCACGTCGCGCACATCTAATGGGTTACGCAGAAGACCGGCGCAGGTTCGCGCTGCCGGGATCAGAGCTGCAATACGGTCCCGATCGTCCGCTTCGCGTTCTGAACATCGACTTGCACCTCGAACCGGATCTCGACGCGCATTCGATCGATGGAACCTGCACGACACGCGTCGAGGCGGTCGATGAGGGCGTTGAACGGATCACGCTCGACGCGGTCGACATGGAGATCCAAGACGTGCGGTCCGGCAGTGGTGCGCTGGAATACGAGCGCCGAACCGGCTCTCTGACGATTCATTTCAAACGTCCGCTGCGCAGCGGCGAGCAGCTCGAGTTCGCCGTCACGTATCGCGTCGTCAAGCCGACGCGGGGCGCATACTTCACCGAGCCCGATCGTGCGAATCCGAAAAAGCCGCGGCAGCTTTGGACGCAGAGTCAAGACAGCGACGCGCGCGCGTGGTTCCCGTGCGTGGACTATCCCGACAACAAGCAGACCAGCACGACGACCGTCGTCGTAGGCAAGGGCCTATTTGCGCTGGCAAACGGCGCCCTCATCGACCGCCGCGACGATGCGAAAACCACGACGTTCGTGTATCGCCAAGAGATCCCGCACCCAACCTATCTTTTTACGCTTGTGGTCGGTGAGTTCACTGAGATCGCACAAACCGGCGCTAAGGTGCCGGTTCTCTATTATGTTGCCCCCGGCCGTGAAGCCGACGGCGAGCGCAGTTTCGGCGCGACGCCGCGCATGATTCAGGTATTCAACGAGTTCATCGGCGTCGACTACGCGTTCGCGCGCTATTCCCAGGTGGCGGTTGCCGATTTCATCTTCGGCGGTATGGAGAATACGACCGCCACGACGCAAACGGACCGGACGTTGCACGACGAGCGCGCGCATCTCGATTTCTCGAGTGAGCCACTGGTCTCGCACGAGCTTGCGCATCAGTGGTTCGGCGATCTGCTAACCACGCGCGATTGGGCGCATGCATGGCTCAACGAAGGTTTCGCTACCTATTTCGAGGCGGTCTGGTTCGAAGCATCACGCGGATGGGATGAGTACGCGTACCACGTCGTTTCCATGGTGCGAAACTATTTTGCGGAAGACGACGACCGCTACCGGCGTCCCGTGGTTTTTAATCGATTTGTGTATCCGATCGAGATCTTTGACCGGCACCTGTACGAAAAAGGCGGTGCCGTTCTGCACATGCTGCGTGGAACGCTCGGACACGAGCGCTTCCGGCGTGCGATTCGTCGTTATGTCGAGGACAATCGCGGCGGCAGCGTTGAGACGATCGATCTCGTGCGCGCAATCGAGCATGCCAGCGGCCGCAATCTGCGCGGCTTCTTCGAGCAGTGGATTAATCGTGGCGGTTACCCCGAGCTGGAAATCGGCTACAAGTACGACGCGGAGCGAAAGAGCGCGATCGTCGACATTCGGCAGAAGCAGAAGGTCGACGACGAGAATCCCGCCTTCCGCTTCGATTTGAACGTCGGCTTTCTCTCGGCAACGCGTGTCCCTTCGGCGATAAGGCGTGACTCCGGCGACAAAGAGGTCGAGGGCGAACATCGCGTGCGCCTCGAGGTTACGCGTGCACAGGAATCCTTTGCGATCCCCGTCTCCGAAGAACCCTCGCTGGTGCGCATCGATCCAGGCGCGTACATTCTCGCGAAAGCCGAATACAAGTTCGGGACCGACATGCTCGTGCGGATCTTGCAAACGGAAGCGGACATCGTTGCCCGTATTCGCGCGGCACAGGCTCTTGCCAAGGAAGGCAATCGAGATGCACGCGAAGCGCTTGCAGCGGCGCTCGAGAGCGAGCCGTTCTGGGGCGTAAGCCTATCGATCGCGCAAGCGCTCGCACAAACGCATGCGCCGTGGGCCAAAGAAGCGTTGGTGAAGGCGCGCAAGCACCCGCATCCCAAAGCGCGGCGCGGGATCGCTGCCGCGCTCGGGGCGTTCCCACGCGATCCAAACGTCGCGAGCGCACTCATCGAAATGCTCGATGATGCGTCGTATTTCGTCGCTGCTGCGGCGCTCGGTAGCTTGGGCAAAACACGCGACTCGCGCGCACGCGAAATATTGATGCGCCATCTGAGCGCGGCGTCGTGGGCCGACTCAATCGCCGCCGGCGCGGCACGCGGACTCGGCGAGCTGGGTGATGCTGCCGCAGTGCAGCCGCTCATCGCGGCGACGCGCGACGACCGCAGTGACGAGCTGCGGCGTGCTGCGCTCGGCGCGCTCGCCCGGTTGTATCATCTTCTTGACGAACGCAAGCCCTCGATCATCGAAGCCATCATCGAGGCGTTCGACGATGACGATCTCCTGGTTCGTCTCGCTGCAGTGGGTGCCGCGGAACGTCTCGGCGAGACCGCAACAGTCCCTGCATTGCGGCGCATTGCGAATCTCGACGGCGACGGACGTATCCGGCGTAATGCGCTCGAAGCGATCGAACGGATCGGTGAAGCGCAGCGAACGCCGCCCGAGCTTGCGAAGCTCCGCTCCGACGTCGAGGAGCTGCGCGAAACGGTGCAAGCACTACGCACGCGGCTTGATACGGAGCTGCCCATAAAGGCATGA
- the dacB gene encoding D-alanyl-D-alanine carboxypeptidase/D-alanyl-D-alanine-endopeptidase, producing the protein MNVRALSASLTLFWLVGCGFTAAGSDSQPVAVAHAEPAQQVVRTNWSPSDLARVHSILESSLVSQYFAHAGVAVADESGRLLYGRNVDHGYAPASTLKVLVAATSLATLGVDARLDTSLASLNDPDTEGRIDDLWLVGGGDPTLDLVALQSGVASLYKKGVRRVDGDVIVDATSFTAPEQNMAWAPDDFEYGYAAGTSAISLNWNVIEFKVLPTRVGEPARVTVFPADPSIIVHGTPMTGYNTTLTIDRVKQGRNEFNIRGSIAYGWEQSYFRPVDGIPLWAAQVVAQMLHDQHIMFDGRARLGTDPIAVQTLWEHRSPPLHTMIKQMLFESDNHIAETLLRVLGTTGGDGLMITGGSEAAGARTERAFLHARDVPTPALQIVDGSGLAERDRIAPITIVRLLQVADHLPIAHEYVSAFPRAGIEGTVRHHDLGPALGRVHAKSGHIDGVNSLVGYVDTRHHGRLAFAFLVNAPYADDATSIQVGIDRALDELVSL; encoded by the coding sequence ATGAACGTGCGAGCGCTTTCGGCTTCGCTCACACTGTTCTGGCTCGTTGGATGCGGATTCACCGCAGCCGGCTCGGATTCTCAACCCGTCGCCGTCGCGCACGCGGAGCCCGCACAACAAGTCGTGCGTACGAATTGGTCGCCAAGTGACCTTGCACGCGTGCATTCGATTCTGGAAAGCTCGCTCGTTTCGCAGTATTTCGCGCATGCCGGCGTGGCAGTCGCGGATGAATCGGGACGGCTGCTCTACGGGAGAAATGTCGACCACGGCTATGCCCCGGCATCGACACTGAAAGTGCTCGTTGCCGCGACGTCGCTCGCAACGCTCGGCGTCGACGCGCGGCTTGATACCAGTCTTGCGTCCCTGAATGACCCGGATACGGAAGGCCGCATCGATGATTTGTGGCTTGTCGGCGGCGGCGACCCGACGCTGGATCTCGTCGCGCTGCAGAGCGGCGTCGCGTCGCTTTACAAGAAGGGCGTGCGGCGCGTCGACGGTGACGTGATCGTCGATGCGACCTCGTTCACGGCGCCGGAGCAAAACATGGCTTGGGCACCGGACGATTTCGAATACGGATATGCTGCCGGGACAAGCGCGATCTCATTAAACTGGAACGTCATTGAGTTCAAGGTTTTGCCGACGCGCGTCGGAGAGCCGGCGCGGGTTACCGTATTCCCGGCGGACCCCTCGATCATCGTTCACGGTACGCCGATGACGGGCTACAACACAACCCTCACAATCGATCGCGTGAAGCAGGGGCGCAACGAGTTCAATATTCGCGGTTCGATCGCGTACGGATGGGAGCAATCCTATTTCAGGCCGGTTGACGGCATTCCGCTGTGGGCCGCGCAAGTCGTCGCGCAGATGCTGCACGATCAACACATTATGTTTGATGGCCGGGCGCGGCTTGGAACCGATCCGATTGCGGTGCAAACGCTCTGGGAGCACCGTTCGCCGCCGCTACACACGATGATAAAGCAAATGCTTTTCGAATCGGACAACCATATCGCCGAGACGCTGCTACGGGTGCTCGGAACGACCGGTGGTGATGGTTTGATGATAACGGGTGGATCGGAGGCCGCGGGCGCACGCACCGAGCGCGCCTTCTTGCACGCCAGAGACGTGCCGACGCCGGCTCTTCAAATCGTTGACGGGAGCGGGCTCGCAGAGCGCGACCGGATCGCGCCGATCACGATCGTGCGTTTGTTGCAGGTAGCCGACCATTTGCCGATCGCGCACGAGTACGTTAGCGCGTTTCCAAGAGCGGGTATCGAGGGAACGGTGCGACATCACGATTTGGGACCTGCGCTTGGCCGAGTGCATGCAAAAAGCGGCCATATCGATGGCGTGAATTCGCTCGTGGGCTACGTCGATACGCGTCACCATGGACGCTTGGCCTTTGCGTTCCTGGTGAACGCACCGTATGCGGACGATGCCACTTCGATTCAGGTCGGAATCGATCGGGCTCTTGACGAACTCGTTTCCCTATGA